Proteins encoded together in one Canis aureus isolate CA01 chromosome 21, VMU_Caureus_v.1.0, whole genome shotgun sequence window:
- the LOC144293400 gene encoding olfactory receptor 5B2-like, which yields MDNRTEGTQFILLGLTNAPELQIPLFIMFTLIYLITLAGNLGMMMLILLDSRLHTPMYFFLSNLSLVDFGYSTAVTPKVMAGLLRGDQVISYNACAAQMFFFVAFATVENYLLASMAYDRYAAVCKPLHYTTTMTTGVCARLAIGSYICGFLNASFHVGDIFSLSLCNSNPVHHFFCDVPAVMALSCSDKHISEVFLVFMSSFNALFALLVILISYLFIFITILKVQSAQGHQKALSTCASHLTTVSIFYGTVIFMYLQPSSSHSMDTDKIASVFYSMVIPMLNPLVYSLRNKEVKCAFKKVVEKAIFSIGLAI from the coding sequence ATGGATAATAGGACAGAAGGGACACAGTTCATCCTGCTGGGACTAACCAATGCCCCAGAGCTCCAGATCCCCCTCTTTATCATGTTCACTCTCATTTACCTCATCACTCTGGCTGGGAACCTGGGCATGATGATGCTGATTCTCTTGGACTCCCGTCTCCACACTCCCATGTACTTTTTTCTCAGTAACCTGTCTCTGGTGGACTTTGGTTACTCTACAGCTGTCACTCCCAAGGTCATGGCTGGGTTACTTAGGGGAGACCAGGTCATCTCCTACAATGCATGTGCTGCTCAGATGTTCTTTTTTGTAGCCTTtgccactgtggaaaattatCTCTTGGCCTcaatggcctatgaccgctacgCGGCCGTGTGCAAACCCCTCCATTACACCACCACCATGACGACAGGGGTGTGTGCTCGTCTGGCCATAGGCTCctacatctgtggtttcctgaatGCTTCCTTCCATGTTGGGGACATATTTAGTCTGTCTTTATGTAATTCCAATCCAGTCCATCACTTTTTCTGTGATGTTCCAGCGGTCATGGCTCTCTCTTGTTCTGATAAACACATTAGTGAggtgtttcttgtttttatgtcAAGTTTTAATGCCCTTTTTGCTCTTCTGGTTATATTGATTTCCtaccttttcatatttataaCCATCTTGAAGGTGCAGTCAGCTCAAGGGCATCAAAAAGCTTTATCCACCTGTGCTTCCCACCTCACTACAGTGTCCATCTTCTATGGGACAGTCATCTTCATGTACTTACAGCCCAGCTCCAGCCATTCCATGGACACAGACAAAATCGCATCTGTGTTCTATTCTATGGTCATCCCCATGCTGAATCCCCTGGTCTATAGCCTGAGGAACAAAGAGGTCAAGTGTGCATTCAAGAAGGTGGTGGAAAAGGCAATTTTTTCAATAGGATTGGCAATCTAA